The following coding sequences are from one Roseburia hominis A2-183 window:
- a CDS encoding DUF6033 family protein — protein MKIQNDTGVTYAANTNRYSNTQNAGSKTGRTYKNAHEYKNYLTQKYDCLRSKDYSVNINSSLLSEVMGDEKTKQWLEYNLSLIPKTIEQSEAYVAARGAKILSYSITINGYDSMSSVMCTQDEADPGTEKARKELEERLEKRKAEKKETEERLEKQRAEKQEQEERQYNLRIDGKDVADLTGKLVELLGTSTSIGVMESGTSSFDALA, from the coding sequence ATGAAGATTCAAAATGATACAGGTGTTACCTATGCTGCAAACACGAATCGTTATAGCAACACACAAAATGCTGGCAGCAAAACGGGCAGAACATATAAGAATGCCCATGAATATAAGAACTATTTAACACAAAAATATGATTGCTTAAGAAGCAAAGATTATTCCGTAAATATAAACAGCTCTCTTTTGTCAGAGGTTATGGGAGATGAAAAGACAAAACAATGGCTGGAGTACAATTTATCGCTAATACCAAAAACAATAGAACAGTCAGAAGCTTATGTGGCAGCAAGAGGAGCAAAGATACTGAGTTATAGTATTACTATAAATGGATATGATAGCATGAGTTCTGTAATGTGTACTCAGGATGAGGCTGATCCAGGAACAGAAAAAGCAAGGAAAGAACTTGAAGAAAGACTTGAAAAAAGAAAAGCAGAAAAGAAAGAGACAGAAGAACGGCTGGAAAAACAGCGTGCCGAAAAACAGGAGCAGGAAGAACGGCAATATAATCTGAGAATAGATGGCAAAGATGTGGCAGATCTGACAGGAAAACTGGTGGAACTGCTAGGTACTTCAACATCTATAGGAGTGATGGAAAGCGGAACATCGTCATTTGATGCGTTGGCATAG